From Crassaminicella indica, one genomic window encodes:
- the tgt gene encoding tRNA guanosine(34) transglycosylase Tgt, whose product MAIKYELIKECKQSGARLGKITTPHGVIETPIFMPVGTQATVKAMTPEELKDINSQIILSNTYHLYLRPGHKLVEKAGGLHKFMNWDRPILTDSGGFQVFSLGDLRKISEEGVEFRSHLDGSKHFISPEKAIEIENALGADIIMAFDECAPYPADRNYVKNSLERTTRWAKRCKEAHKNVDTQALFGIIQGGMYKDLREQSIKEIIDLDFPGYAVGGLSVGEPKPLMYEVLEYTTPLMPKDKPRYLMGVGSPDCLIEGVIRGIDMFDCVLPTRIARNGTAMTSLGKVVIKNAKYAEDFMPLDPNCDCYTCKNYSRAYLRHLFKAGEILSARLVTYHNLYFLLKLMENIRNAIKEDRLLDFRKEFFEKYGYEL is encoded by the coding sequence ATGGCAATAAAATATGAACTAATAAAAGAATGTAAACAGAGTGGGGCAAGATTAGGGAAAATTACTACCCCTCATGGAGTTATTGAAACACCAATATTTATGCCAGTAGGTACACAAGCTACAGTAAAAGCTATGACACCTGAAGAATTAAAAGATATAAATTCTCAAATTATTTTAAGTAATACATATCATTTGTACTTAAGACCAGGACACAAACTTGTAGAAAAAGCTGGAGGATTACATAAATTTATGAATTGGGATAGACCTATCTTAACAGATAGTGGTGGATTTCAAGTTTTTAGCTTAGGAGATTTGAGAAAAATTTCAGAAGAAGGTGTAGAGTTTAGATCGCATCTAGATGGCTCAAAACATTTTATTAGTCCAGAAAAAGCTATCGAGATAGAGAATGCATTAGGAGCAGATATTATTATGGCTTTTGATGAATGTGCACCATATCCTGCTGATAGAAATTATGTAAAAAATTCACTAGAAAGAACAACGCGGTGGGCAAAAAGATGTAAAGAAGCTCATAAAAATGTAGATACTCAAGCATTATTTGGAATTATTCAGGGTGGAATGTATAAAGATTTAAGAGAGCAAAGCATAAAAGAAATAATAGATTTAGATTTTCCTGGATATGCTGTGGGTGGATTGAGTGTAGGAGAACCAAAACCATTAATGTATGAAGTATTAGAATATACGACTCCTTTGATGCCTAAGGATAAACCTAGATATCTTATGGGGGTTGGAAGTCCAGATTGTTTAATAGAAGGAGTTATAAGAGGAATAGATATGTTTGATTGTGTACTGCCAACTAGAATTGCTAGAAATGGTACAGCTATGACATCATTAGGAAAAGTAGTTATAAAAAATGCAAAATATGCAGAGGATTTTATGCCACTAGATCCAAATTGTGATTGCTATACATGTAAAAATTATTCAAGAGCGTATTTAAGACATTTATTTAAAGCAGGAGAAATATTATCAGCAAGATTAGTTACGTATCACAATCTTTATTTTTTATTAAAACTAATGGAAAATATAAGAAATGCTATAAAAGAGGATAGACTCTTAGATTTTAGAAAAGAATTTTTTGAAAAATATGGATATGAATTATAA
- the yajC gene encoding preprotein translocase subunit YajC has translation MNMNQLASPIFMTVIFIAIFYFLIIRPQKKREKQIKEMRDSLKVGDQISTIGGIFGKISKVKEDMITIEVGADKTKLQIARWAVGNVIKSDNVK, from the coding sequence ATGAATATGAATCAGTTAGCTTCACCTATTTTTATGACGGTCATATTTATTGCTATATTTTATTTCTTGATTATAAGACCTCAGAAAAAAAGGGAAAAACAAATAAAAGAAATGAGAGATAGTTTAAAAGTTGGCGATCAAATATCAACAATAGGTGGTATATTCGGTAAGATTTCTAAAGTAAAAGAGGATATGATCACTATCGAAGTAGGAGCTGATAAAACTAAGCTTCAGATTGCTAGGTGGGCAGTTGGCAATGTTATAAAAAGTGATAATGTGAAATAG
- a CDS encoding TIGR04086 family membrane protein, whose product MKANKNIEYNGSYVWLYVKAIVAACVFVLLIFIIMALLIAYTNISEAIIPMIASIVMVISALISGMFVGTKTKRKGWLHGALVGLIYVLLIIFMNWVLMKDFSIEGIIFLKIFIGILAGGVGGMIGVNLK is encoded by the coding sequence GTGAAAGCTAATAAGAACATAGAGTATAACGGTAGTTACGTATGGCTTTATGTAAAAGCTATTGTTGCAGCATGTGTTTTTGTGCTTTTAATTTTTATTATTATGGCACTGCTTATTGCCTATACTAATATTTCAGAGGCAATTATTCCGATGATTGCTTCGATTGTAATGGTCATAAGCGCATTGATTAGCGGTATGTTTGTAGGAACAAAGACAAAGAGAAAAGGATGGCTTCATGGTGCATTAGTAGGGCTTATTTATGTTTTGCTGATCATTTTTATGAATTGGGTTCTAATGAAGGATTTTTCTATAGAAGGGATTATATTTTTGAAAATTTTTATAGGAATTTTAGCAGGTGGAGTAGGTGGAATGATAGGTGTGAATTTAAAATAA
- the scfA gene encoding six-cysteine ranthipeptide SCIFF translates to MKHVKTLTKATLKQSAVKGGCGECQTSCQSACKTSCTVANQVCENK, encoded by the coding sequence ATGAAGCACGTAAAGACATTAACAAAAGCAACATTAAAGCAAAGTGCTGTAAAAGGTGGATGTGGAGAATGTCAGACTTCATGTCAATCAGCATGTAAAACTTCTTGTACAGTTGCCAACCAAGTATGTGAAAATAAATAA
- the scfB gene encoding thioether cross-link-forming SCIFF peptide maturase yields MIHKFTQDDIRIVLDVNSGAVHIIDEIVYDILDYYKKKNVEEIVEILEKKYSKEDIIEAIYEVKTLESEGLLFTEDTYKNHPSFLNRKPVVKALCLHVAHDCNIRCKYCFASQGDFKGQRTLMSEEVGKKALDFLIENSGNRRNLEVDFFGGEPLMNFEVVKKLVEYGRKREKEAGKRFRFTITTNGVLLNDENMKYINENMDNVVLSIDGRKEVNDNMRYGVNGKGTYDIIVPKFLKMAKMRNGKDYFVRGTFTRENLDFSKDVLHLADLGFTSTSIEPVVTDEKYDYALREEDLDKIFEQYEILAKEYVKRKKEGNGFSFFHFMLDLSQGPCVIKRLSGCGAGSEYLAITPEGDIYPCHQFVGDEDFCMGNVLEGKLNTSFQVDFKDAHVYNKEKCNDCWAKFYCSGGCHANAYNFNKDIYKPYELGCEMEKKRIECSLVIQAKLLK; encoded by the coding sequence ATGATTCATAAATTTACTCAAGATGATATAAGAATAGTATTAGATGTTAACAGTGGAGCTGTTCATATAATAGATGAAATCGTGTACGATATTTTAGATTACTACAAGAAAAAAAACGTAGAAGAGATTGTAGAAATCCTAGAAAAAAAATATTCAAAAGAGGATATTATCGAAGCAATTTATGAAGTAAAGACTCTAGAAAGTGAAGGATTATTATTTACAGAAGACACTTATAAAAATCACCCGTCATTTTTAAATAGAAAACCAGTGGTAAAGGCACTGTGTTTACATGTAGCTCATGATTGTAATATTAGATGTAAATATTGTTTTGCATCTCAAGGGGATTTTAAAGGACAAAGGACTCTTATGAGTGAAGAAGTTGGGAAAAAAGCTTTAGATTTCTTAATTGAAAATTCAGGAAACAGAAGGAATTTAGAAGTTGACTTTTTTGGTGGAGAGCCTCTTATGAATTTTGAGGTTGTGAAAAAGTTAGTAGAATATGGAAGAAAAAGAGAAAAAGAAGCTGGAAAAAGATTTAGATTTACAATCACAACAAATGGAGTATTATTAAATGATGAAAATATGAAATATATTAATGAAAATATGGACAATGTTGTATTAAGTATAGATGGAAGAAAAGAAGTAAACGATAATATGAGATATGGAGTAAATGGTAAGGGTACTTATGATATTATTGTGCCTAAGTTTTTGAAAATGGCAAAAATGAGAAATGGTAAAGACTATTTTGTGAGAGGAACTTTTACAAGGGAAAATTTGGATTTTTCTAAAGATGTACTACACTTAGCAGATTTAGGATTTACTAGCACGTCTATTGAACCAGTAGTAACAGATGAAAAATATGACTATGCCCTTAGAGAAGAAGATTTAGATAAAATTTTTGAGCAGTATGAAATTCTTGCAAAAGAATATGTAAAAAGGAAAAAAGAAGGCAATGGGTTTAGTTTTTTTCACTTTATGTTAGATTTATCTCAAGGTCCTTGTGTAATTAAAAGGTTATCAGGCTGTGGAGCAGGTTCTGAATATCTAGCTATTACTCCTGAGGGGGATATTTATCCTTGCCATCAATTTGTAGGAGATGAAGATTTTTGTATGGGCAATGTGTTAGAGGGAAAATTAAATACAAGCTTTCAAGTAGATTTTAAAGATGCTCATGTATATAATAAGGAAAAATGTAATGATTGCTGGGCAAAATTCTATTGTAGTGGTGGATGTCATGCTAATGCTTACAATTTTAACAAGGATATTTATAAACCTTATGAATTAGGATGTGAAATGGAGAAAAAGAGAATAGAATGTTCTTTAGTGATTCAAGCGAAGCTACTGAAGTAG
- a CDS encoding gamma carbonic anhydrase family protein, which yields MIIEYEGNKPEIDESCFVAENATIIGKVKMKKNANVWYGTVIRGDDNHITIGENTNIQDNCTIHIAKDYETIIGNNVTIGHNAIVHACTVGDYVLVGMGAIILNGAEIGDNVIIAAGSIVPPGKKIPSNTLVMGTPAKIVRELTEKDREKLKNSALNYVALANKHKK from the coding sequence ATGATTATTGAATATGAAGGCAATAAACCAGAAATTGATGAAAGTTGTTTTGTTGCTGAGAATGCTACGATTATTGGAAAAGTAAAAATGAAAAAAAATGCAAATGTTTGGTATGGAACAGTTATTCGTGGAGATGATAACCATATAACTATTGGAGAAAATACAAATATACAAGATAATTGTACTATACACATTGCAAAGGATTATGAGACCATTATTGGAAATAATGTAACAATTGGACATAATGCGATTGTACATGCATGTACTGTAGGAGATTATGTACTTGTGGGAATGGGAGCGATCATACTTAATGGTGCTGAAATAGGCGATAATGTAATTATTGCAGCAGGTTCAATCGTTCCACCAGGGAAAAAGATTCCATCTAATACGTTGGTGATGGGAACTCCTGCAAAAATAGTGAGAGAATTAACAGAAAAGGATCGAGAAAAATTAAAAAATTCAGCTTTGAATTACGTAGCTTTAGCTAATAAGCATAAAAAATAA
- the secD gene encoding protein translocase subunit SecD has protein sequence MKFKNAIVLLLIIAIATVGAIAGIKGLEIGNVKISPVKEMMTLGLDLKGGVFVVFEAQTDASGKELDKIMNQTKEVIERRVNAMGLTEPNVLREGSKRIRIELPGVKNAQEAIDAVGKVAQLQFKNYKGEVILTGKHVKNAEVVFEKDRGNVPSVSLEFDSEGAELFQKATKEAASHPRGSIESIIAIVLDGKAISTPVVNHEIPNGKAVIQGNFTMDEASQLAALIRAGALPVTLTEVQTSVIGPTLGIDSLNKSIYAAGIGIAIVFLFMMIYYRLPGLVASIALVIYILIVLYVLIGFGAVLTLPGIAGLILSIGMAVDANVIIFERIKEEIRNGKTLRASLNSGFSKALTTILDSNITTIIAGIVLYQFGSGPIKGFAVTLIVGVVASMFTAVIVTKTLLKLFVGLNIFNNTKLYGA, from the coding sequence ATGAAATTTAAAAATGCAATTGTCTTATTATTGATCATTGCCATTGCTACCGTAGGAGCTATTGCAGGGATAAAAGGCCTTGAAATTGGTAATGTTAAAATAAGTCCAGTGAAGGAAATGATGACATTAGGACTTGATTTAAAGGGTGGAGTATTTGTAGTATTTGAAGCGCAAACAGATGCATCTGGAAAAGAATTGGACAAGATTATGAACCAAACAAAGGAAGTTATTGAGCGAAGAGTAAATGCAATGGGATTAACAGAACCTAATGTATTAAGAGAAGGAAGTAAAAGAATCAGAATAGAGCTTCCAGGAGTTAAAAATGCTCAAGAAGCTATTGATGCAGTAGGAAAAGTTGCACAGCTTCAATTTAAAAATTATAAAGGAGAGGTTATTCTAACAGGGAAACACGTGAAAAATGCAGAAGTAGTATTTGAAAAGGATAGAGGGAATGTTCCTTCTGTATCTTTAGAATTTGATAGCGAAGGAGCAGAGCTTTTTCAAAAGGCTACAAAAGAAGCCGCATCTCATCCTAGAGGATCTATAGAAAGTATTATTGCAATTGTATTAGATGGAAAAGCTATATCTACACCTGTTGTAAATCATGAGATTCCTAATGGAAAAGCTGTTATTCAAGGAAATTTTACAATGGATGAAGCATCACAGCTTGCAGCACTTATTCGAGCAGGAGCATTACCCGTTACTTTAACAGAGGTACAAACATCTGTTATAGGCCCAACTCTTGGTATTGATTCATTAAACAAAAGTATATATGCTGCAGGAATAGGAATTGCTATAGTATTTTTATTTATGATGATTTATTATAGATTACCAGGACTTGTAGCTAGTATTGCTTTAGTTATTTATATATTGATTGTTCTTTATGTACTCATTGGATTTGGTGCTGTACTGACTCTACCTGGAATAGCAGGTTTAATACTAAGTATTGGAATGGCAGTTGATGCTAATGTAATTATTTTTGAAAGAATAAAAGAGGAGATTAGAAATGGAAAAACACTAAGAGCTTCTTTAAATTCTGGGTTTTCCAAAGCGTTAACTACAATACTAGATTCTAACATTACAACAATAATTGCAGGGATTGTTCTTTATCAATTTGGTTCAGGACCGATTAAAGGATTTGCTGTAACCTTGATAGTAGGGGTTGTAGCAAGTATGTTTACAGCTGTCATTGTTACAAAAACGCTGTTGAAGCTTTTTGTTGGCTTGAATATATTTAACAACACAAAACTATATGGGGCATAG
- the secF gene encoding protein translocase subunit SecF: protein MKVVEKKKIWFGLSIAIIVVGLIMGMIQGFNLGIDFTGGTMMQIDLKKQVSVNEINEVIKKFDLDGDILHVGENKHEIIIKTKKDLNSGERQKVFEALQKKYNLKDEDFREAEQFGPSIGKEIQKKAFLSVAIAAIGMLIYITFRFEFKFGASAIITLLHDILVVLAVFAIFRIPINSSFVAAMLTIVGYSINDTIVVFDRIRENIRFMKKKNYDEIVDISVNQTLTRSINTSLTTLITITALYVFGVESIKVFALPLIAGTITGTYSSIFIASPIWALWKNWELRKGRYNAG from the coding sequence ATGAAGGTAGTTGAGAAAAAGAAGATATGGTTTGGTCTTTCTATTGCTATTATTGTTGTGGGATTAATAATGGGAATGATTCAGGGCTTTAATTTAGGCATAGATTTTACTGGCGGTACTATGATGCAAATTGATTTAAAGAAACAAGTTTCTGTAAATGAAATTAATGAAGTTATCAAAAAATTTGATTTAGATGGAGATATTCTTCATGTAGGTGAAAATAAACATGAAATTATAATCAAGACAAAAAAGGATTTAAATAGTGGTGAGAGACAAAAAGTATTTGAAGCTCTTCAAAAAAAGTATAACCTAAAGGATGAAGATTTTAGAGAAGCAGAACAGTTTGGACCTTCTATTGGAAAGGAAATACAAAAGAAAGCATTTTTATCAGTTGCTATTGCTGCAATTGGAATGCTTATATATATTACATTTAGATTTGAGTTTAAATTCGGAGCATCAGCTATTATTACTTTACTGCATGATATACTTGTAGTACTTGCTGTTTTTGCTATTTTTAGGATTCCAATAAATAGTTCATTTGTAGCTGCTATGCTTACAATTGTAGGATATTCTATTAATGATACTATTGTTGTATTTGATAGAATAAGAGAAAATATTAGGTTTATGAAAAAGAAAAATTATGATGAAATTGTAGATATAAGTGTCAATCAAACATTGACAAGATCTATTAATACATCTTTAACAACATTAATAACGATTACAGCTCTTTATGTGTTTGGGGTAGAATCTATAAAAGTATTTGCTCTTCCGTTAATTGCAGGGACAATAACAGGAACATATTCTTCTATCTTTATTGCAAGTCCTATTTGGGCTTTATGGAAAAATTGGGAATTAAGAAAAGGTAGATATAATGCTGGTTAA
- a CDS encoding adenine phosphoribosyltransferase: MNLKDKIRVISDFPEKGIRFKDITTLLKDGEALHYTIDKIVEEIKDKEFDLIVGPESRGFIIGTPLAYAMKKGFIPVRKPGKLPAETVKLQYDLEYGSDALEIHKDAIKPGQKVMIIDDLLATGGTLRSTVKLVEQLGGEVVGVLCLIELMYLNGRETLKGYDVRSLIKYE, from the coding sequence ATGAATTTAAAGGATAAAATAAGAGTAATTTCTGATTTTCCAGAGAAAGGAATTCGATTTAAGGATATTACAACTCTTTTAAAAGATGGAGAAGCATTACATTATACTATTGATAAGATTGTAGAAGAAATAAAAGATAAAGAGTTTGATTTGATTGTGGGACCTGAGTCAAGAGGATTTATTATAGGAACACCTCTAGCTTATGCTATGAAAAAAGGATTTATACCTGTAAGAAAGCCAGGAAAACTTCCTGCTGAAACTGTAAAGCTTCAATATGACCTAGAGTATGGCAGTGATGCATTAGAAATTCATAAGGATGCAATCAAACCAGGACAAAAGGTAATGATTATAGATGATTTACTTGCTACAGGTGGTACATTACGTTCAACAGTAAAGTTAGTTGAACAGTTAGGTGGAGAAGTAGTTGGTGTATTATGCCTTATCGAACTTATGTATTTAAATGGTAGAGAAACCTTAAAGGGTTATGATGTAAGATCGTTAATCAAATATGAATAG
- a CDS encoding RelA/SpoT family protein — MLEKLLAQIQQYNPNSDMSLIIKAYNFAEAAHEGQIRKSGEKYFIHPLEVAKILVQLEMDDATIVAGLLHDVIEDTKYEYDEIKKEFSEEIAILVEGVTKLGSFTYETKEERQAESLRKMFLAMAKDIRVIIIKLADRLHNMRTLKYMDEKKKREKAKETLEIYAPIAHRLGISKIKWELEDLSLRYIDPEGYYDLVDKVAKKKREREEYINQVIHELMEALKKVNIKCEINGRSKHFYSIYRKMVYRHKTFEEIFDLTAVRVIVDNVKDCYGVLGIAHTMWKPIPGRFKDYIAMPKPNMYQSIHTTVIGPNGEPLEIQIRTWDMHRIAEYGIAAHWKYKEGKTEDKDDLDDKLRWLRQLLEWQRDMKDPKEFMESLKIDLFTNEVFVFTPKGDVIDLPAGSTPIDFAYKIHSAIGNSCIGAKVDGRIVPIDYKLKNGNIVEILTSKQSHGPSRDWLKFVKSTQAKNRIRQWFKKERREENIEKGRDMLEKEIKRNGHEVHELAKAQWMNQLVKKFKLNNIEDLYAAIGYGGILISQVIPKLKQMYKESVKEEKSSEEAIVAVNKQNKPKHTKKDTQGVKVKGIDNILVRFAKCCTPVPGDEIVGFITRGRGVSIHRADCVNILKEMDSMDRFIEVEWDEDRQKSYETEIQIISVDRKGLLSEVTNVISDINLTVTAVNARTTKDKVAVVNLTIEITNVQQLDKLIRRIKSMQGVLDVYRITS, encoded by the coding sequence ATGTTAGAAAAGCTGTTAGCACAAATCCAGCAATATAATCCAAATAGTGATATGAGCTTAATTATTAAAGCATATAATTTTGCTGAAGCTGCTCATGAAGGGCAAATAAGAAAATCTGGTGAAAAATATTTTATTCATCCTCTAGAGGTTGCTAAAATTTTAGTACAATTAGAGATGGATGATGCAACTATTGTAGCCGGACTTCTTCATGATGTCATTGAAGACACAAAATATGAATATGACGAGATAAAAAAAGAATTTAGTGAAGAAATAGCTATTTTGGTTGAAGGGGTCACAAAGCTAGGAAGTTTTACCTATGAGACAAAAGAAGAAAGACAAGCAGAAAGTCTAAGAAAAATGTTTTTGGCTATGGCAAAGGATATAAGGGTTATTATTATAAAGCTTGCAGATAGACTCCATAATATGAGAACATTAAAGTATATGGATGAAAAGAAAAAAAGAGAAAAAGCAAAAGAGACCCTTGAAATATATGCGCCAATAGCTCATCGATTAGGTATATCAAAGATAAAGTGGGAATTAGAAGATTTATCTTTGCGTTATATTGATCCAGAGGGATATTATGACTTAGTGGATAAGGTGGCTAAGAAAAAACGAGAAAGAGAAGAATATATTAATCAAGTTATCCATGAATTAATGGAAGCTTTAAAAAAGGTAAATATCAAATGTGAAATAAATGGTAGATCTAAACATTTTTATAGTATTTATAGAAAAATGGTTTACAGACATAAAACTTTTGAAGAAATATTTGACTTAACTGCTGTAAGAGTGATTGTTGATAATGTAAAAGATTGTTATGGTGTATTAGGAATTGCTCATACAATGTGGAAACCTATTCCAGGTAGATTTAAAGATTATATTGCAATGCCTAAACCTAATATGTATCAGTCTATTCATACAACTGTTATAGGACCAAATGGAGAGCCTTTAGAGATTCAAATCAGAACATGGGATATGCATAGGATAGCGGAGTATGGTATTGCTGCTCACTGGAAATATAAAGAAGGAAAAACTGAAGATAAAGATGATTTAGATGATAAGTTAAGATGGCTACGGCAATTATTAGAGTGGCAAAGAGATATGAAAGATCCAAAGGAATTTATGGAGAGCTTAAAAATAGATTTATTTACTAATGAAGTGTTTGTTTTTACACCAAAAGGAGATGTGATTGATCTTCCAGCAGGATCTACACCTATTGATTTTGCTTATAAAATCCACTCTGCTATTGGTAATAGTTGTATAGGAGCAAAAGTAGATGGTAGAATTGTGCCAATAGACTACAAGTTGAAGAACGGAAATATCGTGGAAATTTTAACATCAAAGCAAAGTCATGGACCTAGTAGAGATTGGTTGAAGTTTGTAAAAAGTACTCAAGCTAAAAATAGGATAAGACAGTGGTTTAAAAAGGAAAGAAGAGAAGAAAATATTGAAAAAGGTCGAGACATGCTTGAAAAGGAAATAAAAAGAAATGGGCATGAAGTGCATGAGCTTGCTAAAGCACAGTGGATGAATCAATTGGTAAAGAAATTCAAATTAAATAATATAGAAGATTTGTATGCAGCTATTGGCTACGGAGGAATTCTGATTAGTCAGGTAATACCAAAGCTAAAGCAAATGTATAAAGAGTCTGTAAAGGAAGAAAAATCCTCTGAGGAAGCTATTGTTGCAGTTAATAAACAGAATAAGCCAAAGCATACAAAGAAAGATACACAGGGAGTTAAGGTAAAAGGAATTGATAACATACTTGTGAGATTTGCAAAATGCTGTACTCCTGTTCCGGGAGATGAAATTGTTGGATTTATTACAAGGGGAAGAGGTGTTTCAATACATCGAGCTGATTGTGTAAATATTTTAAAGGAAATGGATTCTATGGATCGTTTCATAGAGGTAGAGTGGGATGAGGATAGACAAAAATCATATGAAACGGAAATACAAATCATTTCAGTAGACAGAAAGGGATTATTATCAGAGGTTACAAATGTTATATCAGATATAAATTTAACAGTAACAGCAGTGAATGCTAGGACTACTAAGGACAAAGTTGCTGTTGTTAATCTTACAATAGAAATTACTAACGTTCAGCAGTTAGATAAACTAATAAGGAGAATAAAGTCTATGCAGGGAGTGCTAGATGTTTATAGAATTACTTCTTAG
- the dtd gene encoding D-aminoacyl-tRNA deacylase: MRAVIQRVKEAKVTVEGQVTGKIDKGFLVLLGVEEEDTGNDLTYMVEKISKLRIFEDDQEKMNLSLLDIKGEMLVVSQFTLLGDCRKGRRPNFMNAAKPDKAKELYEQFVKEIKAYGINVETGVFGVHMEVDLCNDGPVTILIDSKKNF, from the coding sequence ATGAGAGCAGTAATCCAAAGAGTAAAAGAGGCAAAGGTTACCGTTGAGGGACAGGTTACAGGGAAAATTGACAAGGGATTTTTAGTGCTTTTAGGTGTTGAAGAAGAAGATACAGGAAATGATTTAACATACATGGTGGAAAAAATCTCAAAGCTTAGGATATTTGAAGATGATCAAGAAAAAATGAATCTTTCTCTTTTAGATATTAAAGGTGAAATGCTTGTAGTATCACAGTTTACATTACTAGGAGATTGTAGAAAAGGAAGAAGACCTAATTTTATGAATGCTGCAAAGCCTGATAAAGCAAAAGAACTTTATGAACAATTTGTTAAAGAAATTAAAGCTTATGGAATAAATGTAGAGACAGGTGTTTTTGGGGTACATATGGAAGTTGATTTATGCAATGATGGTCCAGTTACTATATTAATAGATAGTAAAAAGAATTTTTAG
- a CDS encoding MBL fold metallo-hydrolase, which yields MIIEKIPAGIYAVNCYVVACEDTKKACVIDPGGDADEILNYIEKNQLDLLYIILTHAHGDHIGGIPKIKEKKNVPIFIHKEDEEMLKDGNKNLSSLMNGPTVEITPDKLLSDGDVIELGNLKLNIIHTPGHTRGGICIKVDNILFTGDTLFFNSIGRTDFEGGSFEQIIDSIRRKLFILDDKTKVLPGHGPYSTIGIEKTSNPFINN from the coding sequence GTGATTATAGAAAAGATACCAGCAGGCATTTATGCGGTTAATTGTTATGTTGTTGCTTGTGAAGATACAAAGAAAGCTTGCGTGATTGACCCAGGTGGAGATGCAGATGAAATATTAAATTATATAGAAAAAAATCAATTAGATTTATTATATATTATTCTTACTCATGCACATGGAGATCATATTGGAGGTATTCCTAAAATAAAAGAAAAGAAAAACGTTCCAATTTTTATTCATAAGGAAGATGAGGAAATGCTTAAGGATGGAAATAAAAATCTATCTAGTCTTATGAATGGGCCAACAGTAGAGATTACCCCGGATAAGCTTCTTTCAGATGGAGATGTTATAGAATTAGGAAATTTAAAATTAAATATTATTCATACGCCTGGACATACTCGTGGAGGGATTTGTATTAAAGTAGACAATATACTTTTTACAGGAGATACATTGTTTTTTAATTCAATAGGAAGAACAGATTTTGAAGGGGGTTCCTTTGAGCAGATTATTGATTCGATTAGAAGAAAGCTATTTATACTTGATGATAAGACAAAAGTACTTCCAGGACATGGACCTTATTCTACCATTGGAATAGAGAAAACTTCTAATCCATTTATTAATAATTAA
- a CDS encoding helix-turn-helix domain-containing protein — MKKKLGNYIMEKNKDKFSEIDFHDFIDMVQSGLSTQEIAKELGVSRSYIERLKNEMKKDF, encoded by the coding sequence ATGAAAAAAAAATTAGGGAACTATATTATGGAAAAAAACAAAGATAAATTTTCAGAAATTGATTTTCATGATTTTATAGATATGGTTCAATCAGGATTAAGCACTCAGGAAATTGCAAAGGAATTAGGTGTTTCTAGAAGTTATATTGAAAGATTGAAAAACGAAATGAAGAAGGATTTTTAA